The following proteins come from a genomic window of Eubalaena glacialis isolate mEubGla1 chromosome X, mEubGla1.1.hap2.+ XY, whole genome shotgun sequence:
- the LOC133081948 gene encoding heat shock transcription factor, X-linked-like encodes MAEDEKGPAAGRAPRFGEAPLPPDTGAPALGSGSCTPQSVALAQAVPAGHPDLRLLPGEAAFQDLTKEPLLKRPHTTCEALWEGSLLSLPFPRKLWTIVNSGRFASIWWKEDRTCRGINRQLFQKEVLDRDGLDKVFETDCMKSFIRQLKRYGFSRVRQDMHMSLCLPNLSTKERPAHVLSQLRFYRSPLFKRGCPHLLVRMKGRVRTKPASWKVDGKPAALGYLPAPSASEPQDGLPPYPEDIQGTPSDPELDHAAALARTDSVPPAPPWTAAEPPAPDPDVQALVPLGPGLAEVAQPAEVPWLCFAWPPAQMSPPWPVLGLAATPPQLLSLPPRVAPGGRAAASCAPWMPEVAARPAASLTLIPRPLNPFCYYCVGSRCFMEFPAPPGGPTEDPDQADPADTRRW; translated from the exons ATGGCTGAGGATGAGAAGGGCCCCGCCGCGGGCAGGGCGCCCAGGTTCGGCGAGGCACCTCTTCCTCCCGACACAGGGGCTCCGGCCCTCGGCTCAGGGAGCTGCACCCCCCAGTCCGTCGCCCTGGCCCAGGCCGTGCCCGCGGGGCACCCCGACCTCAGGCTGCTGCCTGGAGAAGCCGCTTTCCAGGATTTGACCAAAGAGCCTTTGTTGAAAAGGCCACACACCACCTGCGAGGCCCTGTGGGAAGgcagcctcctctccctccccttccccaggaaGCTGTGGACAATCGTCAACAGCGGTCGCTTTGCATCCATTTGGTGGAAGGAAGACAGGACTTGCAGAGGCATCAACAGGCAGCTGTTTCAAAAGGAGGTTTTGGACAGGGACGGCCTGGACAAGGTGTTCGAGACAGACTGTATGAAGAGCTTCATCCGCCAGCTTAAGCGCTATGGATTCAGCAGGGTGCGCCAGGACATGCACATGTCCCTCTGCCTGCCCAACCTCTCCACGAAAGAGCGGCCTGCCCACGTCCTGAGCCAG TTACGCTTCTACCGCAGCCCCCTGTTTAAGAGAGGCTGCCCGCACCTCCTCGTGAGGATGAAGGGGAGAGTGCGCACTAAACCTGCATCCTGGAAGGTGGACGGCAAGCCGGCAGCCCTGGGGTACCTCCCGGCGCCCAGCGCCTCGGAGCCGCAGGACGGCCTCCCACCCTATCCTGAGGACATCCAGGGGACCCCGAGCGACCCGGAACTCGACCATGCAGCCGCCCTGGCCAGGACTGACTCTGTCCCTCCGGCCCCTCCTTGGACAGCAGCCGAGCCCCCCGCGCCGGATCCCGACGTGCAGGCTCTGGTCCCTCTAGGCCCTGGCCTGGCAGAGGTGGCCCAGCCCGCCGAGGTCCCCTGGCTCTGCTTCGCCTGGCCTCCCGCCCAGATGAGTCCTCCCTGGCCCGTGCTGGGCCTGGCCGCCACGCCCCCCCAgctcctcagcctgcccccccgcgTGGCTCCCGGTGGCCGCGCTGCTGCCTCTTGCGCCCCCTGGATGCCCGAGGTGGCCGCCAGGCCTGCCGCCTCCCTGACCTTGATCCCTCGGCCCCTGAACCCCTTCTGCTACTACTGCGTGGGCTCCCGCTGTTTCATGGAATTCCCGGCCCCTCCAGGCGGGCCCACAGAGGACCCTGACCAggcagaccctgcagacacacgGAGGTGGTAA
- the LOC133082571 gene encoding LOW QUALITY PROTEIN: paraneoplastic antigen Ma6F-like (The sequence of the model RefSeq protein was modified relative to this genomic sequence to represent the inferred CDS: inserted 2 bases in 2 codons) translates to MALAMLRDWCRWMGVNAQRSLLILGIPDDCEDQDFREAVQAALRXLGRYRVLGKVYRKELGSRVXLVEFADNFNQCLIPRQIPGKGGPWTVACLPQAPDAESQDRPNFPAQPQRQAVVDGAGQAGAPGEEKGAHEVEAADEEGAAGHSGAAGETGASGMEGASGEAGAAGEAGAAGEAGDGGEAGVADEEGASGEEGASGEAGAGGEEGGAGEAGAAGEAGGAGEEGGAGEEGASGEAGAGGEEGGAGEAGAAGEAGAGGEEGGAGEAGAGGEEGGAGEAGAAGEAGGAGEEGDAGEEGASGEAGAAGGEGAEGQAGAEGEARVSDEEGVAGDRNVAGVAGLLSMAGPTGEAMTAAEKAAVEAAAAMDEAGPWTQQWRQALQPVLENMGYKELGTFSGVEEPGHREESFESWLEQANDMLHLWRHVSERERRRRLVESLRGPALDLLCGLLAEDPELAAQDCLAALVQVFGNKDPRVSARLKFVTCAQRPQETLFAYVMRLEGLLQSALEKGAIHPAVADQVRARQVLMRARLNDPLQKELRRMRLMRRPPGFVGMLRLIQKTEAWEADPVSSEQFPGEEEARVDVGVLAAAAQAAPAHEAVSEGTTADGTKASPAGEDTTAQAALSKEGSAEDHPAREEASEAVAGTAKAGEAAPEDHGAAGAAPGPGETSKASAATQEDGRAPAPAGLAQAGPSDAPGAPMPGRMGSASPVAPGGPGWEPEGLAQAGGQEAEEPPEEGLKPIPGAPGNEDGAAEMSPPGSSSGQ, encoded by the exons ATGGCTCTGGCGATGCTGCGGGACTGGTGCAGGTGGATGGGTGTGAACGCTCAGCGATCTCTGCTCATCCTGGGCATCCCGGACGACTGCGAGGATCAGGACTTCAGGGAGGCCGTGCAGGCTGCTCTGC TCCTGGGCAGGTACCGAGTGCTGGGCAAGGTCTACAGAAAGGAGCTGGGGTCGAGGG GCCTGGTCGAGTTTGCTGACAATTTCAACCAATGTTTGATTCCCCGACAAATACCAGGCAAGGGGGGGCCCTGGACTGTGGCCTGTCTGCCCCAGGCCCCTGATGCTGAGTCACAGGACAGACCCAATTTCCCTGCACAGCCCCAGAGACAAGCAGTGGTTGATGGCGCAGGTCAGGCAGGAGCCCCAGGTGAGGAAAAAGGTGCACATGAAGTAGAAGCTGCAGATGAGGAAGGCGCTGCAGGTCACTCAGGAGCTGCAGGTGAGACAGGAGCCTCAGGTATGGAGGGAGCCtcaggtgaggcaggagctgcaggtgaggcaggagctgcaggtgaggcAGGGGATGGAGGTGAGGCAGGAGTTGCAGATGAGGAGGGAGCTTCAGGTGAGGAGGGAGCCtcaggtgaggcaggagctggaggtgaggaaggaggtgcaggtgaggcaggagctgcaggtgaggcaggaggtgcaggtgaggagggaggtgcaggtgaggagggagcctcaggtgaggcaggagctggaggtgaggaaggaggtgcaggtgaggcaggagctgcaggtgaggcaggagctggaggtgaggaaggaggtgcaggtgaggcaggagctggagGTGAGGAAGGAGGTGCAGGTGAGGCGGGAgctgcaggtgaggcaggaggtgCGGGTGAGGAGGGAGATGCAGGTGAGGAGGGAGCCtcaggtgaggcaggagctgcaggtggGGAAGGAGCTGAGGGTCAAGCAGGAGCTGAAGGTGAAGCACGAGTGTCAGATGAGGAGGGAGTTGCAGGTGACAGAAATGTTGCAGGCGTGGCAGGCCTTCTGAGTATGGCAGGACCCACGGGCGAGGCAATGACTGCAGCTGAGAAAGCAGCTGTGGAAGCGGCAGCCGCCATGGATGAGGCAGGGCCCTGGACCCAGCAGTGGAGGCAGGCCTTGCAGCCCGTGCTAGAGAACATGGGCTACAAGGAGCTGGGAACCTTCTCTGGGGTGGAAGAGCCAGGCCACAGGGAAGAGTCCTTTGAGAGCTGGCTGGAGCAGGCCAACGACATGCTGCACCTGTGGCGCCACGTGtctgagagggagaggaggaggaggctggtggAGAGCTTGCGCGGCCCCGCGCTGGACCTCCTGTGCGGCCTCCTGGCGGAAGATCCCGAGCTGGCTGCCCAGGACTGCCTGGCCGCGCTGGTGCAGGTGTTTGGGAACAAGGACCCCCGGGTGAGCGCTCGGCTGAAGTTCGTGACCTGTGCCCAGCGGCCCCAGGAGACTCTCTTTGCGTACGTGATGCGCCTGGAAGGCCTGCTGCAGTCGGCCCTGGAGAAGGGGGCCATCCACCCGGCCGTGGCGGACCAGGTGCGCGCCCGGCAGGTGCTGATGCGGGCCCGGCTGAACGACCCGCTCCAGAAGGAGCTGAGGAGGATGCGGCTGATGCGGAGGCCTCCCGGCTTCGTGGGGATGCTGCGGCTCATCCAGAAGACCGAGGCCTGGGAGGCCGACCCGGTTAGCAGTGAGCAGTTCCCAGGGGAAGAAGAGGCCCGTGTGGACGTTGGAGTCCTGGCAGCAGCCGCCCAGGCCGCCCCGGCCCATGAGGCCGTCAGCGAGGGCACCACTGCAGATGGCACCAAGGCCTCCCCGGCCGGTGAAGATACCACTGCCCAGGCCGCCCTTTCCAAGGAAGGTAGCGCCGAGGACCACCCAGCGCGTGAAGAGGCCAGTGAGGCAGTTGCCGGCACTGCCAAGGCTGGCGAGGCGGCCCCTGAAGACCATGGTGCCGCCGGGGCAGCCCCTGGCCCTGGGGAGACCAGCAAGGCCTCCGCGGCCACTCAGGAAGATGGACGTGCTCCCGCCCCTGCGGGCCTAGCTCAGGCAGGACCCTCAGATGCCCCCGGGGCCCCCATGCCTGGCCGGATGGGCAGTGCTTCCCCGGTGGCCCCAGGAGGTCCGGGCTGGGAGCCAGAGGGCCTCGCCCAGGCAGGAGGCCAGGAGGCCGAGGAGCCCCCCGAGGAGGGGCTCAAGCCCATCCCAGGAGCGCCGGGAAATGAGGACGGGGCTGCAGAGATGAGCCCCCCGGGGTCCTCCTCGGGCCAGTAG
- the ZNF275 gene encoding zinc finger protein 275 translates to MGEDAQSQEMASTSSPTASEHSPEVKQNGDSEGRGGSPQNLPVEHHFACKECGDAFRLKVLLVQHQRIHSEEKGWECGDCGRVFRGVSEFNEHRKSHVAAEPRPGPSRALDEAMEKREQMEREAKPFECEECGKRFKKNAGLSQHLRVHSREKPFDCEECGRSFKVNTHLFRHQKLHTSEKPFACKTCSRDFLDRQEFLKHQRMHTGHLPFDCDDCGKSFRGVNGLAEHQRIHSGAKPYGCPHCGKLFRRSSELTKHRRIHTGEKPYECGQCGKAFRQSSSLLEHQRIHTGERPYACGDCGKAFRGPSDLIKHRRIHSGLKPYECDKCGKAFRRSSGLSRHRRTHSGARRCECSECGRVFKRRSALQKHQPTHRE, encoded by the coding sequence ATGGGCGAAGACGCCCAGTCACAGGAGATGGCGTCCACGAGCTCCCCGACGGCCAGTGAGCACAGCCCTGAGGTCAAACAGAACGGGGActctgaggggaggggagggagccccCAGAATCTACCTGTAGAACATCATTTTGCATGTAAAGAGTGTGGGGATGCCTTTCGGCTTAAGGTCCTCCTCGTGCAGCACCAGCGAATTCACAGTGAGGAAAAGGGCTGGGAGTGCGGCGATTGCGGGCGGGTCTTTCGGGGGGTGTCTGAGTTCAACGAGCACCGGAAGAGCCACGTGGCGGCAGAGCCCCGGCCGGGCCCCAGCCGGGCCCTTGACGAGGCCATGGAGAAGAGAGAGCAAATGGAGAGGGAGGCGAAGCCCTTCGAGTGTGAAGAATGTGGGAAAAGGTTCAAGAAGAACGCGGGCCTCAGCCAGCACCTGCGCGTCCACAGCCGAGAGAAGCCCTTTGACTGCGAGGAATGCGGGCGCTCCTTCAAAGTCAACACCCACCTCTTTCGCCATCAGAAGCTGCACACTTCGGAGAAGCCCTTTGCCTGCAAGACGTGTAGCAGGGATTTCCTGGATCGTCAGGAATTTCTCAAGCACCAGCGGATGCACACCGGCCACCTGCCCTTCGACTGCGACGACTGCGGCAAGTCCTTCCGAGGGGTCAACGGCCTGGCCGAGCACCAGCGCATCCACAGCGGGGCCAAGCCCTACGGCTGCCCCCACTGCGGCAAGCTCTTCCGCAGGAGCTCAGAGCTCACCAAGCATCGGCGGATCCACACGGGCGAGAAGCCGTACGAGTGCGGCCAGTGCGGGAAGGCCTTCCGGCAGAGCTCCAGCCTCCTGGAGCACCAGCGCATCCACACCGGGGAGCGGCCCTACGCGTGTGGCGACTGCGGCAAGGCCTTCCGGGGGCCCTCCGACCTGATCAAACACCGGCGCATCCACAGCGGACTGAAACCCTACGAGTGCGACAAGTGCGGGAAGGCCTTCCGCCGGAGCTCCGGCCTGAGTCGCCATCGGAGGACCCACAGCGGAGCAAGACGCTGCGAGTGCAGCGAGTGTGGCCGCGTGTTCAAGAGGCGCTCGGCGCTGCAGAAGCATCAACCCACCCACCGCGAGTAG